DNA from Balaenoptera ricei isolate mBalRic1 chromosome 6, mBalRic1.hap2, whole genome shotgun sequence:
TATGTAGAACAATCCCAACTTGAGATGTTTAGCCCGCATCCCCAGGGATCCCCTTCCAACCCCACACCACTTGTACACCTTACCTTGCCCTGGACTGTAATGTCTTCCCAGccaccttccttctcctccaccaGGCTCAGCTTTCATGTTCGAACTCATCTCTGCTCCAGCCatactttcctttcctctctctcgccctcccaccctctttaTCTGAGTTTGGCTCAAACTGTACTTTTGCTTCCTAGTTCAGTGGCAGAGCAGTTAAAACGGGGAGAGACCGTACAGGCCGAGGCCTTTGACAGCGTTACCATCTACTTCAGTGACATCGTTGGCTTCACAGCTTTGTCAGCAGAGAGCACCCCCATGCAGGTGAGAGCCAGGtgaggggcagagggtggggtaGAGACCTGCGGGAGCTTCACTGGGGCATAGAGATCCTTGATAATAGGGAAGATTAGCTTGGTCTGTAGTTTCCATATCTTGTTACGGCTTGTGTGTTAAGAATTCTTAGAAAGTTAGACACAAGTCTTAAGGCCTCTACTTTCCTATCCCTGTTAGGTGGTGACACTTCTTAATGATCTGTATACCTGCTTTGATGCCATAATTGACAACTTTGACGTCTACAAGGTGAGAGCTGGGGCTGCCCTTACACTGACACTCTTTTAAAACCCAGTCTCCCCGAATCCCACATGCCTTACCTGCTCCAGGGTCAGTTTTCCTGCCTGGGTCTCCAGCATCCTAGTGCTAGAGTACCCTTTGTAGACAAATGAGGCTCTGGCACTGTAATTGTACATTCCCGTCTAATCTCTTGTGAATCCTTAAGGCTTCCCTAATCGGAACCATCACGAGATCTAGCCCCTGTCTGCCACTTCTTGCCTGGGGGTATAGGCATAGCCTAGtcatcttttctcttctcttcatccCCTCCAGACATGGAGGAATCATACAGGATGTGGGTATAGAATGATTTATTGGGGTGAGGGACAAGCTATGTAGTGAAAGCTTTTTGTTGAAGTCATTGAGTTGGCACAGGGTAGGCTTTATTGTGCTTAGGAGTAAAAATGATCGGGCTTTGTGACCGACCAaccgtgtggccttgggcaagtaacAGAAGCTCCTGAGCCTCAGATGTTTTATCTATGTGATGGGAATAATAAATTTATTGTGGAAAATGCCTAATATTGtgcatataataatatttattacccACTCCTGTCCCTTCCCTTTGGACTTACTCTGCCATCTCTGTTATTACTGTAAAAACTCCCATAAACCCTTTACTTGCATTCACCAATTGTtcatattttcccccatttgctttattttaaaaaaatctatgtatcCATATATTATTTTCTGAACCTTTTGCAAGTGAGTTTCAGACACAGtgcccccttttttaaaaaaataaatttatttattttatttttagctgcgttgggtctttgttgcacgcgggctttctctagttgtggtgagcgggggctgctctttgttgcggtgcacaggcttctcattgtgctggcttctcttgttgcggagcacgggctctaggcgcgcgggcttcagtagttgtggctcgcgggctctagagcacaggctcagtagttgtggcgcacgggcttagttgcttcccggcatgtgggaccttcctggatcagggctcgaacccatgtcccctgcattggcaggcggagtcttaaccactaggccaccagggaagccccacagtgcCCCTTTATCCCTAAACAGGTCAGTGTATAGTTCCTAAAAACAAGGACCTTCTCTTACACAGCTTCAGTACAATTAACAAAGCCAAGTGCCTGCTTTCTTACCTTTGACCCTTCAGGCTGTCTGAGGCTCATTTCATTGGGCCTCGTTGACGTCCCCACCAGCTTCTGTGCTCTTCAGGGCAGCCCTGTTGTCTTGCTTCCCATTTCCTGACAGCAGAGGCTATTTGACCGTGTCCTGTTGCAGACAGGGTGTCCATTCAGCAGACATTTGTAGAGTATTCGCCAGGtgctggggtgggcaggaggaTTTACAGATTCCCTTGACTTCCCCTTCTCCCAGATTCTCAGGACCATGGCACTTATTTTCTAGTCAATGTTCTGCCCTCCAGGCTGTCAGGATGACTCATAGTGGTACCCAGCTTGTCTCCTTCTGctcttccccatccccactgATACAGATAGAGGTGACCTTTTCATCCCCCTCTCAATCAGGTAGAGACGATTGGAGATGCCTACATGGTGGTATCTGGTCTCCCAGGCAGAAATGGTCAGCGCCATGCCCCGGAAATTGCTCGTATGGCCCTGGCATTACTGGATGCAGTTTCTTCCTTCCGCATCCGCCACCGACCCCATGACCAGCTGAGGCTACGAATAGGGGTCCACACGGGTAAGGCTGACTCTCACTCCTGTCCTCATATAGACTTTTCCCAGGCTCTCCCAACCTATTTCTTCTCATAGGGCCCGTCTGTGCTGGGGTCGTTGGCCTGAAGATGCCCCGCTACTGTCTTTTTGGAGACACAGTGAACACTGCTTCCCGAATGGAGTCTAATGGTCAAGGTGAGACATTAGCCCTCAACCCCAGCTTCAGCCTCAACCTGTGttggccttttcttttcagaGTTCCTCCAAATCTCATTCTGAGAGACCACAGTTCCTGATTGCCCCATCCTTGGACATATTTTGGTTCTAGTGCACGTGCCCTGGGAATACTGAGACCCTCCTGAGGGATGGTGGTTGGGTAAAGCTCTCTCCGATACTGCCAGTTCTTCGGTTgccttttctgattcttctttCCATCATTTCCCCTATCCCACCCCAGCCCTTAAGATTCATGTCTCCTCTACCACCAAGGATGCCCTGGATGAGCTAGGATGCTTCCAGCTAGAGCTTCGAGGGGATGTGGAGATGAAGGTGATGgcaggccacggggagggagtCATGGAAAGGGAGGATGAACACAATTATGGGGtttgtggggggaagggagggagatatgAGGAATAACATAGAAGAATCTGAATTATCTCTACTTCTCCGCTTCCAGGGAAAAGGAAAGATGCGAACTTACTGGCTCCTAGGAGAGCAGAAAGGACCTGCTGGGCTCCTGTAAACCCCACTTCTTCCCAAGTCAGACAATCCCCTGCTGCTAGTACCCAGGTGGGCAGTGGCCATCATCTCTCCACATAGCAGAAGTGGACATTGTCACATGAGATGGAAACCAACATGCACAAAACCCCCACCTTATATGGAAGTTGCTGCCCTTTGCAGCCCAGCCTTGTACATATACCTGTCCCTCTCTGGCCTGGTTCCCTTCCTCCCTACCTTCTGTAAATATCTGTATCTAAACCAGAATATTTTGgccaaatataaaacaaacaaaaacagtcatGGTGACATAGTCTGTGTTAGGGGCAACTCCAAGGAAAGGTTATGGGGTATGGACACGGTAACTCACAGAATCACTGAATGAGCAGTCTCAGGATGAGAGAGAACCCTTTTTATGTAAAGAGCTGCTTCACCAAGTACAGACCAAATTCacttcctccccatctctccaGTACAGACGGAAGGAGATTCCATATTCcacatctccttccctccttgaCCCTTAGACAGGAGTAGTtctacccctccctccaccaccctgccctcctccctgatGGCCAAGGGAAGATATTTTCCCCAACTGGTGGGAATAATTCTCGGGTTCATAGGGCAAGGGCTGCTCTAGAGACAAAGGCACTGGTGTTGAGAAGCTGCAGTTCTTCCGGAATGGCGTGTCCAGAGTCCTGATGTTACTGACACCCTGGAGGAGTGCCGGAATGAGGACAGAGCCCGCTCTCCACCAAGCCGGGGCAGAACAGCCTCTTCCCATCCCTTTCCCCCACTCCCAACAGCTGGTCACCCTCACACACCTGTAGCTGTGGTGCCCTCTGTAGCCAGAAGGTTTCAGGCTGTTCCTTATGGTAGTCGTGAGGCTGTGAGGGAGATATACTGAATAACTCTTGGCCTGAAGCTCCCTCTCTCAACCTCTGGGCCTGCTGCTTTCCCACAGCCTGTCAGGGCCCAGCTGTACAAGTAGGGTGGGATGGGTTCTTACCTTTGTTGGGGCAGGAGGCCCTGATTGCACCAGCTCCTTTCCATAGTCGTGGTGTGTCACAGACTTGACCTCAGAGTCCTTCCTTGTGGGTTCCTGCTCTGCCTGCACCTCTTTACTACATTGGCCTGGGGGGCATCAAGGCCATTCTCCCCTGATTtttgtcctccccctcccctttccccttcacCCAGCCTCTCACCAGATCTGGTGGTGCAAGAGCATCTCCAGCATGGCTTCACGCTTCCCTGTGGGAGGTCAGGGAATGGACAGAGTTGGGGGAGTCTGGTTAAGGAACAggcccagaagaaaaaaaattggggaaaaggAAGAACTGAGCTTTGCCCTTACACCCATCAGacattcctctctttttttctctgctaGACTCACTCTGGCCCATTCTCTCATGTTTCATACCTCGAATTGGCTGAGAGTGGTTTCCTGGGGGCTGGTATGAGTCTTTCTGGGTGGTGCTGGAGCACATGGGTGACTGTGGCTCCAGGGTCAGCAGTCCCCGGTGTCCGTGTCGGAAAAAGAAACTCTCAGAGCCATCCTGCATGCTTGGGACTTGATCCAGGTGGTTGGTGGCTCTCTGTGGGCCCCAAGTTGAGTGACCATGATATCCTTTCTGGTACCCACCCTCATCAACTGGGGGCAGCCTTCAAGAAAAGGGAGCAGGTTAAACCCTTAATACCTCCTCCTCCCAGTTGTAGAGAAGGCACTGGCCCCGTGGCAGTGTTTCACTGAGAACCTTACTTGTCCCTTCAACCTCAGGGGGCTTCCACAGCCCTCGGGCACCAGGTTCTGAGACTTGCAAAAATTTCCAGGGTTGTTTCTGAGGCTCCCAGTGGCTGTGGTGACTCCAGGAGGCATAATTAGGGAGCAGATCTGCCCTGGGTTTTCTGAAGCCTGAAGGAGCAGAGGAGCTGAAACCAGGGCCCTGGCCAGAGCCTGGCCTATGCCTAGAATCAGCGGCAGGAGCAGGACCAGTGCCTCGACCAGAGCCGTCACCAGGACCTTGACCAGAGCCACTGCCAGGACCAGAACTGGAGCCAGGACCAGGGTCAGAGCTGAAGCCAAGACCAGGGCTAGAGCTGGAGCCAGGAACAGGGCCAGAGCTGGAGCCAGGAACAGGGCCAGAGCTGGAGCCAGGAACAGGGCCAGAGCTGGAGCCAGGAACAGGACCATGGCTAGAGCTAAGGTCATTTGCAGTATAGGGATTCCAAGCAATATGGGAAACAGAGACAGGCTCAAAGCCAAGTCTCCCGTGGCCTATCTTGTGGGTAAATCTGGGTCCAGTGTAGCGCTCCCCAAGAAGACTTTCAGAGGAGGGCTCCATGAGAAGGCTCCGTTCAGAGTAGGGCGCTGGGGTCTTTGTAGATAATGCAGCTGCTTTGGTAGTGGAGGCGGCTGcagtggctgcagcagctgctgAAGTTTCTGCGGTTGCAGCTTCCAGGGCTGACCTATGACAGCCATCCCAAGAAGGAAAGGGATCCGAAATGGACCCTAGTCCTTCGGAGCTGGGCTGTACGTCTAAAGATCTGAAAAAAAGTGAAAGCGGCAAAGTTGTCAGAAGCGCAGCAAAGCGAGTCTATTAACCTTCCTTGTCCCCTTAAGCCTGCAGCCAGAGCTGTGCCTCTCACCGCGACTGTGATCCCTCGGTAGACTCAGTGGTCTCCATCTTCAGAAGCCAGCTACCGGGTTGCCATAGAGACGGCAAATCATTCCAGGAGACTGCGCGGAACCAGATCTGGGCTGacggggagggtgggggtggaggcAAGGTCTCTGCGGGGCGGAAGTCTTGCACCTGGCGTAGTTTGGGAAGTCTGCCTTCCGTCCGGCCTCCCTTCCGCCTCAGCCCGGCTTTTAAGGTTCCGCTGGCCTAAGGCCTCGACCTCCATACCTAAGCAGGGCTTACTGAGGCTTTCTAAGGTGGTTCTTTGCGTTGAACAGGCACAGAGCCGTTATGTCAGATGAAAGTCTACTTGGTATGTTTATGTTGGGGCAACAGTAGTTCATTCTCAAAAGTGGGGgcatcttttcaaaaattttaaggatGAAAAGACATCAGACACAGCTTAAAAGCAAAATGGTGAGACATGGGAAATAGTCAAAGGGTAGCGACTTTTTTGGTGTGATTACTTCTCTTTCAATAAAAGGCCTTCACATTGACAATCCTCCTTCCAGACCCCCTTAGAACATGGTTTGGCATCTGAATTAAGCAAGTCCTGGGACTCAGTCTCTTCCTACTCATTCAGGCTTATTCCTACTGCTACTTTTCTAGAGGCCTGACCCAGGTAGACCATGAGTCCTAAGCTCTCAGATATATAGGCAAATGCTCCTTTAACTACAGGATGGGCCTCCTTAGTGTCTCAGACCATAGTCAAGGGGGATCATAGTCTTGAATCagttttctttcctatttgtgGTATAAATCCTTATATATTTAAGACAGGGATCCAGAATTGAGGGAGAGCAAGTTTATTAGCATTACAGGGTGCcgttttcccccacccccatccaagcATCCAAGTCTGAGATCCTTGGTCATTTGGTAGGTTCAACCTGGAGGCCACTGGAGCTGTCGGCCCCCAAGTACGTGAATGTGCAGGTGATACACAGATTGTGCACCCAGCTTCCCATCGTTGATCACTGAAATGGAGCTTGGGTTAGGGGGTCAGGATCATGGGAAAGGTCAAAGAATGAAGATCATACTGAGGGGTAGGTATGAGAATTCATAGGTGAGGGGCTCAAGGGCCAAACGTCACTCACCAAGTCGGTATCCATCTCCCAGCCCCTCAGCCTTTGCTGTCTTCTTGGCCACAAGGAGAAGGTGTCCTAGAAGCTACACGGAAAGGGGAAGGAGACATGTGGCTTCATTTACAGGGAGCAAAATTTCTAGCTGAGTACAGGGCTCCCCCAGCCAACCCTGGCCCTTTTCTTCCCACCTGCTGATCTTCTTCTTCAGCCTGGCTAATGCGAGGAATGGGCTTCTTAGGAATGACCAGAAAGTGCACAGGAGCCTGAGGGGCCACATCACGGAATACGAGACACTGGGAGCAGTGACAGGACACAGGCCACCATGTTATTTCAACAGGCTGGATGGTATTTATGAAATTCCTAAGGGGATGGGTCCTAAGGGCGCCCCACCTGCTGGTCCTCATACAGAATGTCAGCTGGGAGGCTTCGATCCAGGATCCGGGAGAAGATGGTTGGGGCTGCCCCACCAGGAGCTGCCTGCTGGGCCTTGGCCACTTCATTCCCATCAGTCACAGCTGCAGCTCCTCGGACCTGAAGGTGGGTCAGACACACCCAAGGGAGGAAGCTGGCAATACCTGTCTCATGTACTTAGTTGGGGCTGGCAGAGGCTGGCCATTAACTTCACCCTTCTAAGAACCTGTTAGTGGTTCCCACTCAAAGGGAAAGTTCCTCACTTTCAGAGCATCAGCAGCAGAGAACAGGGCCAGATAGTGCTGGGCCTGGTCAGGTAACAGGCAGATTTCACTGCAGGATTCAGCAGTGCAATTGATTCCTGCTCCTAAAGGGTTGAGGAAATCTAGCAGTGTTCAGGGGAAAGGATCCAGAATGAGAACCTGGAGGCTTAGGTCCAAGTTCCTATTTCACTATTGAATTACCTTAGATAAATCCCTTCTCTCGGCTTCAAATATAAAGGGGGTGGTTTGCATCATCTCTTAAGACTACTTGGAGCTCTTTCCATTTACTCTCACCTTGTTAATAAGTTTCCATTTACTTTCATTACTTGTTTTCTGATCTTTAAGCCGTGTTAACTATCTTATCCAGCTTTTAATACAATTGCCCTGTTTGACACAAAGGTGTCTGGGTATCACATCTGACCTCTTAACTGTGAATTTTCACTCCAGTCCCCTGAATCGGTGGAGGGAGGAGTTCATTTGAGTGAACACAACCCCAGCCCCTGGGGATTGAGGgtagggaagtcccagtttcccAGGGACTGAGAGAAGGCTGAAGTCAGAGATGTCACATTGTGGGGAAAAGGGACAGGATGAATCTGACCCCTTGAGTCGCTGTggcaaagaggaagaagaaggggagtTAGCATTAGTGCTCAGTAGAAAGCCAGGAGTCTGACGGGGCAGAAGACTGGCTCCCAGGAGAAAAAGCTCACGTCCCGCAGGGGGCACTGAGGAGCTGCCCAGAGTAGGCGTTCGGTCGGCTGGGAGATGGCGGCAGACGCTGCACTGACCCTGTGTCCACCTCGGTGCCCGGGCCTGTGCAGGGCGTCGTTCATCGCCGGTTCGTTTCTCTCGCGGTGAGGCTTTAAGAGAGGCTGCCGTGACCTCACCGCacagccctggagcctgcacctCGGGAGGGACAAGGCTCCGGCCCCGCGAGGCCGCAGGGCTGCGCAGGCCGGGGCGAGCCGGGGAGGAACGCGCCCCCCGGCCCTGGAGGGCGTCAGAGCCCGCGGGACCCCTTCCTCGCCCCACGGCCACCTCTCACCTGCACCCCCCGCGGCCCCGCTACCGCCACCGCCCGGCGCGCCGCGCACAGCCCGGCGGCCAGCACCGTGGCTGCCGCCATCTTCCCCTCGGCCGCGGAAACCTCCCACCCCGGCCAGCGCTCGGGCTCTGTGGCCAGCCGAGGTGGGGAGGCGGGGAGCCGGCGAGCGGCGGCCATTGGCTCCGCCCGCGGCCGGGAGCGAACCCCATCATCCCATTGGGTCATGCTCCTGGGCCCGGCACGCCACTGGCTCCGCCGCCACGGTAGAGGCGGGATCTTTTCATCCCATTGGCTTCTTGTGCCAACTCGAGGGCGAATTTTCTACTCCTTTGGCTTCGTCCTCTAGTCAGAGTGAAAGTTCCTTTACGATTGGATCCCCTTGCTAGTTGCGCTGTGAGATAGTTTCTCACTCCATTGGAAGGATTGAGAGACCTGGAGGTGGGATTTTCTTCCAATTGGCTCACAACACAAGGCCGACCCATCTTAGGTTGCGGCTCGGGGGGCGGGGGTGTAGTGGGGCTTTTATCGTATTGGCTCCTCCTGTTCGGGTCGGGCCCCTACTGgtgggctgggaggaagggggcGGTGCTCCGTCACCTGCCGCGCAGAGGCTCAGAGGTTGTGGACCCTTTCATTGCCTTGGCCAGGAGGAGGGCGGGGTTCGGAGAGGGGCCGCTCCGCGCTTATTGGCCCCAGGAACCACCACTACCCCCTGGAATTCCAGGCGGTAGGAGTCCCGGAAGAAAGAGGAGGGTGGAGGTCGCCGGGCGGGTTGGCCTGAAGGTGAATGGGGccggttttttttttgtttttttttttaactggtggGATAGATACCCAGCATTATTCCCTACAAGGACAGTTTCAGCCCCTTGACCATTTCAAAGATGTTAACTTACTCATCTGAGGGCAGTTCCTCCTTAGTTTATGTGCTTGTTAAAATATTCCAAGACTAAAGATTCTGCAGTTTGTTTTCCGGGcggtttttgcatttttcttttccttttttttttttaacgggcGGGGACAGGAGTGTCCTGTTTTTGCTGCACGACTAATAAGCAAAGGAATATGTATCCAATGTTCTTTCCTAATCAGAAAAAGTATGGGATACGGTTAGCTCCGTGTCTGGCATTTTCAGTGAGCCGGGCGAGTTTGAAGGACAAGGGAAATGTATTACGGCTAGGTTAGAAGTATATTTCGTTCTgctggaatatatattttttgacatCAGAAAAATGGGGTCACAAAATGCTAATGTACTCACACCAGGAAAGTTTTAGTCTGAGGTTTAACACAGGAGAAAAGTCACCACCGTATCGTTAGTTTTTTTAGCACATGGCCTGACAtatataggtgctcaataattatttgtggaatgaataacatttggtgttttctttcacttccttttccataatatataatacatatgtattacATATTATATTCTTATTCTTCCATTTACAGTCAATTTCCCATATTATTACATAGTCTATGTAAATATACTTTGTAATGGCTGCATAATACTTTCTTGAATGAGTTTATCACAGTAACCATTCCTTTATTGTTGACTATTAGCTGAGTTGGTTTTACTGAGAGGTCACCATGGTGCTAATTGCATAATAACCAGTAATGGGAAATTCTACTTCTGGAGATAGTAATTATTTCTTTTGAATAGCCATATTATTGTTAGAGAGTCCTTTCTCCTCCAAAGGACAGACATTTGACCCTGTGATTTCCCCCAGGGGTTCTAGCAGTCAAAGTTGCATACCTTTCCTTGGAATAATAG
Protein-coding regions in this window:
- the HINT2 gene encoding adenosine 5'-monophosphoramidase HINT2 isoform X1 produces the protein MTQWDDGVRSRPRAEPMAAARRLPASPPRLATEPERWPGWEVSAAEGKMAAATVLAAGLCAARRAVAVAGPRGVQPHRERNEPAMNDALHRPGHRGGHRVRGAAAVTDGNEVAKAQQAAPGGAAPTIFSRILDRSLPADILYEDQQCLVFRDVAPQAPVHFLVIPKKPIPRISQAEEEDQQLLGHLLLVAKKTAKAEGLGDGYRLVINDGKLGAQSVYHLHIHVLGGRQLQWPPG
- the SPAG8 gene encoding sperm-associated antigen 8 isoform X1, whose amino-acid sequence is METTESTEGSQSRSLDVQPSSEGLGSISDPFPSWDGCHRSALEAATAETSAAAAATAAASTTKAAALSTKTPAPYSERSLLMEPSSESLLGERYTGPRFTHKIGHGRLGFEPVSVSHIAWNPYTANDLSSSHGPVPGSSSGPVPGSSSGPVPGSSSGPVPGSSSSPGLGFSSDPGPGSSSGPGSGSGQGPGDGSGRGTGPAPAADSRHRPGSGQGPGFSSSAPSGFRKPRADLLPNYASWSHHSHWEPQKQPWKFLQVSEPGARGLWKPPEVEGTSKVLSETLPRGQCLLYNWEEERATNHLDQVPSMQDGSESFFFRHGHRGLLTLEPQSPMCSSTTQKDSYQPPGNHSQPIRGKREAMLEMLLHHQICLTTTIRNSLKPSGYRGHHSYRVSVTSGLWTRHSGRTAASQHQCLCL
- the SPAG8 gene encoding sperm-associated antigen 8 isoform X2 yields the protein METTESTEGSQSRSLDVQPSSEGLGSISDPFPSWDGCHRSALEAATAETSAAAAATAAASTTKAAALSTKTPAPYSERSLLMEPSSESLLGERYTGPRFTHKIGHGRLGFEPVSVSHIAWNPYTANDLSSSHGPVPGSSSGPVPGSSSGPVPGSSSGPVPGSSSSPGLGFSSDPGPGSSSGPGSGSGQGPGDGSGRGTGPAPAADSRHRPGSGQGPGFSSSAPSGFRKPRADLLPNYASWSHHSHWEPQKQPWKFLQVSEPGARGLWKPPEVEGTSKVLSETLPRGQCLLYNWEEERATNHLDQVPSMQDGSESFFFRHGHRGLLTLEPQSPMCSSTTQKDSYQPPGNHSQPIRGKREAMLEMLLHHQICKEVQAEQEPTRKDSEVKSVTHHDYGKELVQSGPPAPTKPHDYHKEQPETFWLQRAPQLQGVSNIRTLDTPFRKNCSFSTPVPLSLEQPLPYEPENYSHQLGKISSLGHQGGGQGGGGRGRTTPV
- the HINT2 gene encoding adenosine 5'-monophosphoramidase HINT2 isoform X3, which translates into the protein MTQWDDGVRSRPRAEPMAAARRLPASPPRLATEPERWPGWEVSAAEGKMAAATVLAAGLCAARRAVAVAGPRGVQPHRERNEPAMNDALHRPGHRGGHRVRGAAAVTDGNEVAKAQQAAPGGAAPTIFSRILDRSLPADILYEDQQCLVFRDVAPQAPVHFLVIPKKPIPRISQAEEEDQQLLGHLLLVAKKTAKAEGLGDGYRLAPFQ
- the HINT2 gene encoding adenosine 5'-monophosphoramidase HINT2 isoform X2, whose translation is MAAARRLPASPPRLATEPERWPGWEVSAAEGKMAAATVLAAGLCAARRAVAVAGPRGVQVRGAAAVTDGNEVAKAQQAAPGGAAPTIFSRILDRSLPADILYEDQQCLVFRDVAPQAPVHFLVIPKKPIPRISQAEEEDQQLLGHLLLVAKKTAKAEGLGDGYRLVINDGKLGAQSVYHLHIHVLGGRQLQWPPG